The following are from one region of the Lonchura striata isolate bLonStr1 chromosome 26, bLonStr1.mat, whole genome shotgun sequence genome:
- the SMAP2 gene encoding stromal membrane-associated protein 2 has product MTGKSVRDVERYQAVLAGLLAEDENKFCADCQAKGPRWASWNIGVFICIRCAGIHRNLGVHISRVKSVNLDQWTQEQIQCVQEMGNGKANRLYEAYLPENFRRPQTDQAVESFIRDKYEKKKYMDRSIDINAFRKEKDDKWKRTNESERKLEPIIFEKVKMPQKKDETQQSRKSSPKSEPVMDLLGLDAPVTTPVTNGRPSSLEKDLDLFASVGSSSDSRKVVGSMPTSGSAGSVPENLNLFPEPGGKGEEVGKKQLSKDSILSLYGSQTSQVPAQGAMFMAPAQLGYPASPYPAFPAVPPSSSMMGGLVAPSVGMLAQPGAPGMVAPVAIPAGYVGSVLGVANGVLGAQQPGFVVPPALYGVQPTQQLQWNLAQMTQQMAGMNFYGANGMMGYGQSMGGGGGGGGGGGGGAGQGSNASLSSPLWK; this is encoded by the exons GGCCACGATGGGCATCCTGGAATATTGGGGTGTTCATCTGCATCCGCTGTGCCGGGATCCACAGGAACCTGGGGGTTCACATATCCAGGGTCAAATCTGTCAACCTCGACCAGTGGACACAGGAACAGATCCAG TGCGTGCAGGAGATGGGGAATGGCAAAGCCAATCGTCTCTACGAAGCCTACCTGCCCGAGAACTTCCGGAGGCCCCAGACAGACCA AGCTGTGGAGAGTTTTATCCGGGATAAATATGAGAAAAAGAAGTACATGGACAGAAGCATCGACATCAACGCCTTCAGG aaagaaaaggacGACAAATGGAAAAGGACCAACGAGTCGGAAAGGAAACTGGAACCCATCATCTTTGAGAAGGTGAAAATG ccccagaaGAAAGATGAAACGCAGCAATCCAGGAAAAGTTCCCCCAAATCTGAGCCAGTCATGGACTTGCTGGGGCTGG ACGCTCCGGTGACGACGCCCGTCACCAATGGCCGgcccagcagcctggagaaggaCCTGGACCTCTTTGCATCCGTGGGATCCAGCTCAGACTCCAGGAAG GTCGTCGGCTCCATGCCGACCTCCGGAAGCGCCGGCTCCGTTCCCGAAAATCTGAATCTCTTCCCGGAGCCCGGAGGCAAAGGGGAGGAGGTGGGGAAGAAGCAGCTCTCCAAAGACTCCATCCTGTCCCTGTACGGCTCCCAAACCTCCCAGGTGCCAGCACAAG gaGCGATGTTCATGGCGCCGGCTCAGCTGGGCTACCCCGCCTCTCCCTACCCCGCCTTCCCGGCCGTTCCCCCTTCCAGCAGCATGATGGGGGGCTTGGTGGCCCCATCCGTGGGGATGCTGGCCCAGCCCGGAGCTCCTGGCATGGTGGCACCCGTGGCCATCCCGGCGGGCTACGTGGGCAGCGTGCTGGGCGTTGCCAACGGGGTGCTGGGCGCCCAGCAGCCCGGCTTCGTGGTGCCCCCGGCCCTCTACGGGGTCCAGCCAacgcagcagctgcagtggaaCCTGGCCCAG ATGACCCAGCAGATGGCTGGGATGAACTTCTATGGAGCCAATGGAATGATGGGCTATGGACAGTccatgggaggaggaggaggaggaggaggaggaggaggaggaggagcaggccAGGGCAGCAATGCCTCGCTCAGCTCCCCGCTGTGGAAATGA